The genomic DNA TCAAGAGTGCCTTCTGCAAGGTCGTAATGTACTCCACCTATTCTAAGAAAAGCAGTGGTAAGTCTGAAACCTGCGTTTCCCTCTATGATGTCCATTATCTTCTCTCTTTCTCTAAAGGCATAAAGGAACACGGTGAGAGCTCCAAGGTCCAAAGCGCCAGTGCCAAGCCAAAGAAGGTGGGAGTTTATTCTCTGAAGCTCTGCAAACATGGTCCTTATATACCTTGCCTTCTCGGGAACTTCTACATTCAAGAGCTTTTCCACTGCGGTCACATATGAAAGTTCGTTGCATATGGCTGATATGTAGTCCATCCTATCTGTATAAGGCAGAAACTGAAAGTAGTATAGGTTCTCTGCTATCTTTTCCATCCCTCTGTGTAGCTGTCCCAGTATTACATCCGACTGAACCACCTTTTCACCGTCAAGGTCAAAGAGAAACCATATGGTGCCGTGAGTACCCGGATGCAAAGGTCCCCAGTTTAGTACCAACTGAGCCTTCTTTTTTAGTCTAGCTTTTTCTGTTCTCTCAAGGTCTTCAAGAGTAGCAACTTTTGTATGCATTATTTCGTAGTCGTGGCTTGGTGGTTCTGTTCTACCTTCCAACACTTCCGTAAGGGAAGGGAGCTCCACCTCTGGAATACCCTCAAGTGGGAAGTCCTTCCTGAGGGGAAAGTAAGGATATCCTTCCCACATGAACATACGTCTGAGGTTTTCGTGCCCTTCAAAAACAACACCAAACATATCGTATGCTTCTCTCTCCGCCCACTTAGCACAAGGCCAGAGCTTTTCAAGAGAGGGAAGCGTACCACCTTCTGCCCAAGTTTTTACTATAACCCTCTCGTTCTCTTCTGGATTGTAGAGTATATAAACGCCCTGAAATCTGTGAGGGTGTTCAGGGAAGTCTACGCAGGTAAAGTCTATGAAATGTTTGTATCCTTCCTTTTGTCTGAGATAACTTAGAAACTCAAGCAGTTTAGCTTTGGGAACCTCTATGCGCACACTTTTGCTGTCCGCTTGAACATCCGCATCTTTGAAAATAGACCTGACTCTTTCTCTCACTACTAAGTTCATCCAAGGCATTGTCAGACCTCAACCTCCTGCGGAATCAACAAACCTTGTCTCTGCACATCCTCTTTGAACTGTGCAAAAGCCTTGTCATATTTTCTTACTCCTTTCTCTTTTATCTTTTTCTGAAGCTGGAGTATGCCGTATATGAGTCCCTGCGGATGAGGTGGGCATCCGGGTATGTAAACATCAACGGGTATTATCCTGTCCATACCCTGAAGGGTAGCGTATGTGGGGAAGGGTCCCCCCGCAGAAGCACATCCACCCATAGTTATGCACCACTTAGGGTCTGGCATCTGTTCCCATATGAGCTTTAGCATAGGTGCCACTTTATTGACTACTGTACCTGCAACGATAAGCACATCAGCCTGTCTTGGAGAAGCCCTGAAGATGACGCCAAGCCTGTCTAAGTCAAACCTTGAGGCTGCTGTATGCATCATTTCTATAGCACAACAGGCAAGACCTATGGTCACAGGCCAAAGGGCGTTCCTGCGACCCCAATTTAAAAGCTCTTCCACAGTAGTTATCACAAAACCGTTGGAGTTTATCGCAGCCATAATAAACCTCCTTTAGTAGAACTTTAATTATAAGCCAAAATTACACAACTTCATGACAACTATCACATGAAAAGGACACCGTATTATAAATAATTTAGGACACTTCCAAGAGCATGCAGGTTTTTCTCTTCTTTAACTATACTGACTGAGGCTGTTTGAAAAATCCCAGAGCATTGACAAAACTTGATTTCTAAAAACAGCCCTCAAAAGCTCAAAAAATAAGTAAATCCCCCAAAGCACCA from Hydrogenobacter hydrogenophilus includes the following:
- the nuoD gene encoding NADH dehydrogenase (quinone) subunit D, translating into MPWMNLVVRERVRSIFKDADVQADSKSVRIEVPKAKLLEFLSYLRQKEGYKHFIDFTCVDFPEHPHRFQGVYILYNPEENERVIVKTWAEGGTLPSLEKLWPCAKWAEREAYDMFGVVFEGHENLRRMFMWEGYPYFPLRKDFPLEGIPEVELPSLTEVLEGRTEPPSHDYEIMHTKVATLEDLERTEKARLKKKAQLVLNWGPLHPGTHGTIWFLFDLDGEKVVQSDVILGQLHRGMEKIAENLYYFQFLPYTDRMDYISAICNELSYVTAVEKLLNVEVPEKARYIRTMFAELQRINSHLLWLGTGALDLGALTVFLYAFREREKIMDIIEGNAGFRLTTAFLRIGGVHYDLAEGTLDVIKAFIKDFPSRLKEYHQLLTRNRIWLRRTKDVGVISKEDVFNYGLTGPVARGSGVPYDIRKAEPYAAYDEVEFDVPVGEVGDVYDRYLVRMEEMVQSLRIIEQCVAKLEKLPKSAPYINKDHPAVMPPKEDVFMALEDMVKSFRIVVHGESAPPGELYSSGENPRGELGFYIYSKGGSRPYRLRIRSGALYNLSIFPKLIEGGTIADAIALLGSIDPVVGETDR
- a CDS encoding NuoB/complex I 20 kDa subunit family protein, with translation MAAINSNGFVITTVEELLNWGRRNALWPVTIGLACCAIEMMHTAASRFDLDRLGVIFRASPRQADVLIVAGTVVNKVAPMLKLIWEQMPDPKWCITMGGCASAGGPFPTYATLQGMDRIIPVDVYIPGCPPHPQGLIYGILQLQKKIKEKGVRKYDKAFAQFKEDVQRQGLLIPQEVEV